The DNA window TTCCGAGTTGAACTTCACAATCAAATGCCTCGAATCCGAACTCATCGGTTTCTTTGATCCTACCCACATGAGCAGTGCTTCAAACCATTGAAAAGTTAACACGTATCAACTTCATGCAATGAAAAGTTGATAGGTGTCAAAATTTGTCATATATCAACTCCTCGATAGCTTTTGGGACATTGCCCATATAGATGGAGTCGAACAAACCGATCTGAACTTTGTGAAATAGTTAAACTAAATTATTATGGGGATTAATCATGACTTTCGATCTACAAATTAATTATGCATCTCTCACACACTAATATCGATCAAGGTTATGACAATCATACTTGTAATTTTAGAATATGACCAGGTCCATGTTGTAGCTTGACTCATCTTTCCAACTTATTCCAACCTAGAGGTGGTTCCAACAATTTCAAAAAGTAGCTCCGGTGCATATAATATTTTGTTCAAGTAAGCTCCACATATTTCAGTAGAATTTTTTAGTTTCAGTCTCATACATAAGTTGGTCTGATTTGAGTTTTAGTCTTGTAATTTATCAATGTTAGTTTAAATCCAGtaacttgaaatttttttagtcatttttctgCTCAAAAGTCACTAATCTCATCGAATATTGTATATTTGAGACCAATGTTTTCCAACGTAGGTCATGTAACTGAATAAGCCTATATTACaaacatcaaaataaatctaaacaaaaaaataataataaagcaAAACGAcactcaaaatttcaaaatgggAGGAAAAAAgcttgttgttttattttatttttgtttgggTAGATTTTAATGTGTATAATatagtttttattttgttatatgaGTCGTGAAGGAtagtatgaatttcaaatgagcAATGGATAGATTTAGTGGTTTCGGACGACAAAAGaacgaaaaaacaaaaaaaatataagttATTAGATGAAAATCAATATTGACAAGTTAAAATACTACAATCCATCAAATCAACTGGTATTAAAATTGCATTTTTCCCTAATTGAGTAGAATCTTGGCCGTATAGTACTTATCTCCAAGTATTCCTACTCAGGATCGTCTCTTACACTAATTTTTCACACCAGAAGCTCCAAGCCCATATTATTTCGTCAAGCCACGAGCGATCTAGATCCATGCATGCATGTTTGTGCAAAAAAGAAACTCCGATAGCAGCTAATCTGTATCCGTCCATATGTTTTACAAAACATGTAACACAAATTATTAAGGGAAGTGCAGTGATTGCTTATTTTAATTCAAATATGGGATCGTTCATTATTTATCAAGACAGCATCCCAGAGTACCGAAAGGAAAACTTGGTCATGCTTATGTTATTCAGTCATCGTTCCAATGGTTGCAAAACGATTGGCAAACCATGTTGAGGGCGAACTGTGACAAGGGGGATAGGAGAGTGAACATAACTCGGAGACAATGTGAACTTGAACTGTTGAAGGACCATAGAGAGTGCAATCTTCGCTTCATTGCTTGCAAAGTTCAATCCTACGCACGTTCTTGGGCCGAATCCGAACGGAAGGAATGCCATGGGGTTATTTCTTGTTGCCTTAGCCACCCCTTCTGCGAATCTCTCTGGTTTGAAAAGGTGAGCATCTTCTCCCCATATTTCTCGACTTCTATGGAGTTCTAGAGTGGGAATGATTATTTCCATGTGAGCCGGGAGCTCGTACTTTCCTAGCCTTACGTTGCTTTTTGCTCTTCGAGTAAGATTTGTCACTGGACTGTATAGCCTTAAGGTCTCGTTGATGATCATGTTTACCTAAATACATGAGAAAAAGAACCGAACAGGAAcgaaaaaatgaaatgaatatactCGGATTCTTGTTGTTAGCTTAATATTTCTCATAAAATTATAAGCACAGTTGAAAGGGAATAAGCTACTTACAATTTTTAATTTGGCTAGACTTTCGGATTTTGGATTTTCTTGGCCGAACACTTGAAACACCTCGTTTCTCGCCTTTTCTTGCCAATCTGTGTGAATCGCCAAGAAAAGAAACGTCCAAGAAAGCAAGCTGGTAGTTGTCTCATGTCCGGCAAGAAAGAATACCTTGCATTCATCAATGACATTATCAACAGAAATCCGATTTTTCTTGTCAGCAGCATGGTGAGCTGCAAGCAATGATCCCAGAAAGTCATTCCCAAAGTTTTGTTCTTGTCCTTTGAACACTTTATCCTCTCTTTTCCTCACGATTTCCACGATAGAATTGCGTAGAGATTTTTCGATTTTATCTGATTCGATATCATCTTTGGTCTTGAAACCTTTGCTGTGAACATCAAAAGAAAGTCTTAGTTCCTTGTTAAGTGATTTGAAATACATGCCTAATCAAGATTATTTTTCAAAAGAGTGAAAGACGGAGTTTACATGAAATCAGAAACTCGAACTTTGTCAACATTTTTGAATAAGAGAAACCCGAGCTTCGTCAACATAGCGAATATGTTTCGCCCTTCTAAGTAACTACTTCCAAAAGCTGTTCTTGCAATCACCTCAGAACTTAGAAGATCGAATTCGTGGTACACTTCTAGTTCTTTTCCTTCATAATTTTTCCAGTTTCCTATCATAGTTTCCACACTTGCAACCATTGCAGGAAACATTTCCTGCATCAGGGCGGAACCAAAGATTTCGATATGACTATAACATAAATATCaaagaaaaatatcataatgTTGCTAAATTTGATTCATTTATAAGTGATGTGCTCAATTAGTTAGTTACCTTCAAGTTTTCTGCGTAAAAAGCATGGTTGGCTATTTTTCGCAGTTTCGACCATTTCTCCCCTTCTGTCATAACAAGCCCATCCCCCACGAGCTTCTCTGCGACGCCATCGATTTTGACTTTCGGATACATACCTTCTTTATTAGACAATATTTCTTTAGCCAACTCCGGTTCACTGATCACCATAAGAGGTCGAGGACCGTTCCAAGTAAGAAAATTCTTTCCTATGACATATAGAAGCGAATAAATTAAACGATTTCATTCACGTCTCATAATAAAAGAAGCACGGAAATATTTCTCGTTACCATATATCTTC is part of the Primulina tabacum isolate GXHZ01 chromosome 18, ASM2559414v2, whole genome shotgun sequence genome and encodes:
- the LOC142533938 gene encoding cytochrome P450 CYP749A22-like; translated protein: MGILFSIPLFIIALILLRFIYKVIWKPFRIQSAMRRQGMTGPSYKLIHGSTKEAMFLKQQAAKGPMELSHDIFPRIHPNFYAWMKIYGKNFLTWNGPRPLMVISEPELAKEILSNKEGMYPKVKIDGVAEKLVGDGLVMTEGEKWSKLRKIANHAFYAENLKEMFPAMVASVETMIGNWKNYEGKELEVYHEFDLLSSEVIARTAFGSSYLEGRNIFAMLTKLGFLLFKNVDKVRVSDFIKGFKTKDDIESDKIEKSLRNSIVEIVRKREDKVFKGQEQNFGNDFLGSLLAAHHAADKKNRISVDNVIDECKVFFLAGHETTTSLLSWTFLFLAIHTDWQEKARNEVFQVFGQENPKSESLAKLKIVNMIINETLRLYSPVTNLTRRAKSNVRLGKYELPAHMEIIIPTLELHRSREIWGEDAHLFKPERFAEGVAKATRNNPMAFLPFGFGPRTCVGLNFASNEAKIALSMVLQQFKFTLSPSYVHSPIPLVTVRPQHGLPIVLQPLER